The genomic interval AATAATGAAATGAATGTGAATGCATATGTATATGTACATGCATTATATAATAATAATAATACGTTGATCAATAGCATAAAAATTATACAGGATCAGAATTATAATATCCATGATGTATATTCTCCTTTTCCTATTCATAATTTAAATAATGTGTTAAAACTAAAAAAAACAAATTTATCTTTTTTATCTTTTATATATGGACTATTGGGTTTTTGCGTAGCTTGTCTATTAACTTGGTATGCTATGATTTGGGATTGGCCTCAAAATATTGGAGGAAAACCCTCTTTTTCTTGGATTAAAAATCTTCCTTCTTTTGTCCCTGTTATATTTGAGTTATCAATTTTTTTTTCTGCACATTTTATGTGTATCACTTATCTTATTCAATGTAGATTATTTCCAGGACGTATGCCAAAAAACCCAGATCCAAGAACGACTGATAACATGTTTCTAGTAGAAATTTATACTGAAAAAAATACAGAAAAATTAGTTGATCTATTAAAAGAAAATGGAGCAATAGAGGTTATGATAAAAAAATGTTAAACTCAATTCAAAAAAAATAAAAATAAAAGATTATAAGTTAAGTGTAGTGCTATGAATAAATATTTTTACGAAATTATTATTATTTTAAACATAATTTTATCAATGTTTTTAGAATCTTGTTGGTTTGATAAAACTAAACCTAATATAGTATATATGCCGGATATGTATTATTCAGAAGCATATGAACCTTATTCAGATCCTTATCCTAGTTACAAAAAAACTAAAAAAATTCAAATTCCTTTCTTTTTAAAAGGAAAAACTTCTTCACTTTTACCAGTGAGAGGAACTGTTTCTAGAAATGAAACATTTTATAATTTAATAAATATTGAAAATAAAGGATTAAATGACTCAAAAAATATAGTTCAAAATCCTCTATATAGCAATGAAAAAAAAGAAATTATAATAAAAAAAGGAAAAAAAATATATGAAATCAATTGCTCTATATGTCACGGTAAAAATGGAGATGGAGAAGGAGAGTTAGTAAAACATGAAAAAATTTTTGGAATTCCTAATTATAAAGATAGAGATCTTACTATTGGAAGTGTTTATTCTGTTGTTACATATGGAAAAAACAATATGAATTCTTATGCTTCACAATTAAATGAAATAGATAGATGGAGAGTATCAGAATATGTTATGTTTCTAAAAAATAAAAATAAATAAAATCAACATGTATCAGTTTTATAAAAAAAAAAAGAAAATTCTTGTTTTTATTATAATAATTGTAGGTTTTATTTTTGTTTTTTTAGATAAAATCTTTCAGGATCATAACCCTTCTTGTACAGTATTATATATTTCCATTTTTTATTTTACTTCTATATCTCTAGGAACATTATTTTTTTTGGGAGTACAAAATATTTCAAAATCAGGTTGGTCCGTAATTATTCATCCTATTATGGAGGAAATTTCTTCTTTTATTCCATATGGCTGTTTTATGATTCTTATTTTTTTGTTATTAAATGCTATGGATATAGTACACATATTTCATTGGATGAATTCCGATTTATATAATCCTATTTCTTTAAAATATGATAAAATTATTGCAAATAAAAAATTATTTTTGAATATTCCGTTTTTTTTGATAAGAAGTACGATTTATGTATTATTATATAGTTTTTTTTATTTAAATATAAAAAAACTATCATATAAATTATATATATCATATTCTTTAAGTGACTATAAAAAATTATATAATAGATCTGTTATTTTTGTTATATTTTTCTCTATCATTTCTATATTTATGATATGGGATTGGATTATGTCTTTAAATCCACATTGGTTCAGTACTTTATTTAGTTGGTATGTTTTGAGTAGTTTTATTATAACGGGAATAAGCACTATCACAATAGTAGCTATTTATCTAAACAATATAGGACATTTTCCCTTATTCAATAAAAATCATTTACATGATCTAAGCAAATATTTATTTTCTGGGAGCTTATTATGGACTTATCTTTGGTTTTCACAATTTTTACTTTATTGGTATGGAAATATTCCAGAAGAAATTATATATTTTATAAAAAGAGAAGAAATTTATAATTCCATTCATTTTTGGATGTTGATTCCTAATTTTTTAATTCCTTTTTTTGGATTAATTAGCAGTAAAAGTAAATCAAATTACAAAATAGTATTTTTAGTATCTTTAATTTTACTCATAGGCCATTACATAGATATATATAATTTAATAGCTCCAGATATTAATAGTGGGGTTGAATTTTGTATATTCGAAATAATAGGTTTTTTATTGATAATAGGGGGGGGGTTTATTTATATTTTATTTTCAAATTTTAATAAAAGAAAATTTGATTCTTCTACTTCTGAAGGAAATCCTTTTTTTCAGGAAAGTAAAAATTATAAGTATCCTTATATGTGAAATACTCATCATAATTACTATTTTTTATCTTTAACAAAATTCATGATAGATTTATTAGATCCAAAAAGAGTTAATATATCTCCTTTTTGTAAAACAGTATCTCCTGTGACTAATCCTATGACTTTTCTTGTAGGAGTTCCTTTGGAAGACGTTGGGTTATTAATATCTCGTATCACGGTAATTAAAGAAACAGAATATTTTTGAGTTAATCTTAAACTTTTAACTGATTTTTCACTAAAAGAATATGGGGAAAAAACTTCTGCTATAGAATGTTTATTATCGACTCTAAAATAATCTAAAGCATAATTAAAAGAGATTTGTTTAGTTAATCGAAATGCGGCATCTTGTTCTGGATGAATCACATCATTAATACCCATTGCTTCTAATATTGTATCATGAATTTTGGACAAAGATCTACTTACGATTCTCAAATTTTTGTATTTTTTTAGTATAGCTGTAGTTACTATTGAAGAGCCTTCGTTTTCTCCAATAGCTACAATTCCTAAATCTGCTTGTTGAATAGGTAATACTTTGTAAGCTGCTTCATTGTTAGCATCCATACATACTACATTTGCTATATGATCTTTTAATAAATCTACTTTTTCCATTTTATGATCTATACCAAATACTTCATGTCCATTATCTGTTAAATTAAGAGCTAAAGATCTTCCAAAATTTCCTAACCCAATAATTATAATTTTCATATATATTTCTTAATCTTAATTAATTGATAAGAATATTTCCTTTAGGATATCTGTAATAATGATGGGAACCAATTTTATTTTTCCTTAATAAACCAATCATAACATTAAAAACTCCTATTCTTCCTAATAACATTAAAAGTATTAAAACTAATTTACTTCCATTTGACAAACTAGAAGTGATCCCTAAAGATAATCCTGCTGTAGAAAAAGCGGAAAAAACTTCAAAAGAAATAGATAAAATATCTTCTTTTGGATCCATGAAAATTATCAATAAAATGCTCATGTATATAACTATTATAGATAACATAATAATTGAAAAAGACAATCTAATAGATTCCTGAGAGATTTCTTTTCTTTGAATTTCTAATCTATTTTTTCCTCTAGACAAAGAAATGATATTCATCAACGCTAATGCAAAAGTACTTGTTTTTATTCCACCTCCAGTAGAAGCTGGAGAAGCACCTATCCACATTAATAACATAGTAAAAAAAATAGTAACTGGGCTTAAAAGACTCATATTTAACACATGAAATCCAGCTGTTCTAGATGTAGCTGAAGAAAAAAACGAAACAAT from Blattabacterium cuenoti carries:
- a CDS encoding DUF3341 domain-containing protein yields the protein MRKNNEMNVNAYVYVHALYNNNNTLINSIKIIQDQNYNIHDVYSPFPIHNLNNVLKLKKTNLSFLSFIYGLLGFCVACLLTWYAMIWDWPQNIGGKPSFSWIKNLPSFVPVIFELSIFFSAHFMCITYLIQCRLFPGRMPKNPDPRTTDNMFLVEIYTEKNTEKLVDLLKENGAIEVMIKKC
- a CDS encoding c-type cytochrome codes for the protein MNKYFYEIIIILNIILSMFLESCWFDKTKPNIVYMPDMYYSEAYEPYSDPYPSYKKTKKIQIPFFLKGKTSSLLPVRGTVSRNETFYNLINIENKGLNDSKNIVQNPLYSNEKKEIIIKKGKKIYEINCSICHGKNGDGEGELVKHEKIFGIPNYKDRDLTIGSVYSVVTYGKNNMNSYASQLNEIDRWRVSEYVMFLKNKNK
- a CDS encoding potassium channel family protein, giving the protein MKIIIIGLGNFGRSLALNLTDNGHEVFGIDHKMEKVDLLKDHIANVVCMDANNEAAYKVLPIQQADLGIVAIGENEGSSIVTTAILKKYKNLRIVSRSLSKIHDTILEAMGINDVIHPEQDAAFRLTKQISFNYALDYFRVDNKHSIAEVFSPYSFSEKSVKSLRLTQKYSVSLITVIRDINNPTSSKGTPTRKVIGLVTGDTVLQKGDILTLFGSNKSIMNFVKDKK